The region AACACGGTCAAAAGCACTCGCGCTACGGCATGGTCATCGATCTCGACCGATGCAACGGCTGCGGCACTTGCATGGTTGCGTGCGCCATCGAAAACAACGTTGCACCGGCCGAGCGGAAACAAAACACACGGACAGGTAATACCTGGATGCTCGTCTCGAAGGTATCGAACGGCAGGGAATTTCCTTTGAGCGATTCGGTCTTCATCCCGATGATGTGCCAGCAATGCGACAAGAACGTGCCTTGCGTTACCGTATGCCCGCAAAATGCCGTTGAGGTTGATCCGGCGACGGGAATAGTCGGACAGATTCCCCAACGATGTCTCGGCTGCCGGTACTGCATGGCCGCATGCTCGTATCATGCACGCTATTTCAACTGGTGGGATCCCCAGTGGCCGCAAGGGATGGAACAG is a window of Bacteroidota bacterium DNA encoding:
- a CDS encoding 4Fe-4S dicluster domain-containing protein; translation: MKSVQQHGQKHSRYGMVIDLDRCNGCGTCMVACAIENNVAPAERKQNTRTGNTWMLVSKVSNGREFPLSDSVFIPMMCQQCDKNVPCVTVCPQNAVEVDPATGIVGQIPQRCLGCRYCMAACSYHARYFNWWDPQWPQGMEQ